The following DNA comes from Capsicum annuum cultivar UCD-10X-F1 chromosome 7, UCD10Xv1.1, whole genome shotgun sequence.
TATTCCTCTTTTGTCCCACTAAATTCAATGGAAGACACAATCACATTCAGCTAACATAATTTCTACAGGGAAGCTTTAAGTTATCAACAAGAAAGCAAAACCAAACAAACTAGAGCTAACGGCAGAATCTCAAAGAAGCGGAAAGGGAAATAATCCGAAAACTACACATGAGCAGCAGAAAAATACTTCATATCAAGAAATATATCTTGGTAGAATGTCTGTTCTGCAGGTAAGACAAGACGTCAAAACTATACACTTACACACTACAGATTAAAGTACGTCCCCAGAATCTTCTTAACGTGAGTTAAAAATAGGAACCTGTACCAAAAGAAGCGCACCTCAAATGGCCTATCTCTAGGGATTCGGCACATTCAGTAGTCTCTTGTTCTTGCTTGGATGTTTCTTAATGTTCAAAGCAATAAATTCACTTGCCACTCCCCTTTGTGGCCAAGCATTAAACCCCTGTGAGAAGTTCAAGCCAAGAGAATGAGGAGTAACTCTTCGAACCTTTTCAGAACAATCTTTAGTCTCTTCTAAAAAGAAGAGGAGAGACGGAGAAAATCCAATAAACTACTAAGTCACAAAATAACATAATAGATAAAAAGTAAGCAAATTAAGATGGTGGATGTGGAAATGTAAGCTTGCAATTTCTTTTATAAACCATAGGTACACAAATCATTTGCTAATCCACCTACCAATTAACTTTTTATCTAGTTACTcaagactcttcaaaaatgttaaaCGGGTGTGTCTCGGGTTCGCCAAATAACACGGATGCgacatcaaaagtgaagagtccgcacaACTTAGCTTTTTACCACTACTCATGATGTAATTGGAAGTTTCCCATCGCTGTACAACCCCACATATTACCAAAGAACAACGTGGAGAAACCACTTGTTGACATCCAAAACAGCCAGAAATTTTCTATCAGCAAGAACAAGGGGGTTTGAAAGTATAAGGTTGGGGAAGCGACATCGGACCTCTCCTTGACTCATTATCATCTAAATGCCTCTGAACTTTCTTCTTTGAACAGTATTGCCTATCAAAATGCTTCACCTATCATACAAAAAGCATATACTAATTAATAAACCTAAAACAGCAAGGTAAGTCCCAAAAAATTAACATGTTTATCGGTTTGGTACACTGAAAAGCTATTTGGAAAATGAAGGAAACTgagttctttattctaaaattcCCTTTATTTTGATGCAATTTTCTGAAGAAATATTCTTCTATCAACTTTATCAACACCAACTAAAGTGCTCCAAACAGCTAAAACTAACCAAATCAATCAACCAATAACTAGTTGGATTAGACTAACTGAATTGTTTATATCTATCTGTTTCATTCCATAACAAAGCGAAACTAGATGTTCTTAATCCTTGATGAGATTATAAAAGCTCACCCAAGTGGGTCGGCATCGTTTCACATATTCCTGCCTAGTTTTCTTGCAATCAACTGGGTATAACAGCCCAACAGTCGCGATCTCAGTAGGCTTCTTGTCTGATTTGTTCTCCAGGCATGAGTAGAATGCATCTCTTGCCTTCAAATGACAATTTAACACCCTTCTATTAGTTGTTATATTAGAGATTGATCATAATTCATATgaacatcaaaataaaacaaaaaaaattactagAGCAGGTACAGAATCCAGCGGTTTCAGCTCATaatcacacacaaaaacacatccaGGCATAGATAGAATGCATTTGTAACTTTTACACCAAATATTCACTCCCTTCTATTAGCTTTATCAAAGATTGATTATGATTCAtgtaaacatcaaaataaaagaaaaaagttactACAGCAAGTCCAACCGAATCTGGTTTGGCAGCTCGTAATCACACACTCACACACACATCCAGGCATAGATAGAATTTCATCTCTTGCCTTCAAACCAAAAATTCACTCCCttctacaacaacatacccaatgtagtcCCACATAGTGAGATCTGGGGAGgctagagtgtatgcagaccctACCCCTACCGCAGAGGTAGAGAGGATGTTTACGAAAGAACCCTCGGCTCAAGGAAAAACAGTCCAAAGCAGTCtagaaaaagaataaacaaaagtGAAAGCATAACAGAACATTCTGAACATtaacgaaaaaaaaaataatacgataaacaAAAGTGAAAGCATGATAAAACATTCTGAACATTAACTACAACAAATGATACAATAAATCGAAGTACAAAATACAGTAGATAGTAACAAAAATTAAAGGACAAGAAACTCGAGGAGCAATCGCAGGACTACTAGCATGGACGTACAGCAACACAACGTCCTCCACAACTCACTACTACCAACTAACCTTCTATACTACTACCTACTATGGTTCTAcactaatccgcatcctccacaaCTTTTTACCCTATTCTTTATATCAAAATAGATCATAAGTCATAtgaacatcaaaataaaaaaataaaaaaataaaaaaattgctaCAGCAGGTCCAAAGAAATTCAGTGGTTTCAGCTCATTAATCACACACCCATATTTAGGAATAGATAGAATTCATCTCTCGTCTCCAAGTTCAAAGCATAGACTCACTCGCTTCTATTAtcattaattatatgaaaattgATCTTCCAGTGGTTTTCAGCtcataatctctctctctctctctctctctcacacacacacacacacacacacacacatgcatAGATAGAATGCATCTATGGCTttcaaaccacatcactcccttctaTTATCTTCATATCAAAATTGATCATCATTTCCAGTGAAAAATTCCAGTGTTTTCAGCTCGTAATCACACACGCAAACACATCTGGGCATAGATAGAATTCATCTCTGTTATCTTTATATCAAAATTGATCATATTTTCTAGTAGTTTCAGCTCGTTAatcgcacacacacacacatacattcAAGCATAGATAGAATCCACCTCTCGTCTTCATACCACAAATTCAGTCCCTTCTACTATCCTTACTtcaaaattgatcataatttTCAGTGAGTTCAGCTCATAatcacacacaaacacacacacatccAAGCATATGTAGAATTCATTCTCCTTTGAAACCTAAAATTCACTCCCTTATATTAGCAttacatcaaaattgatcataatttCCAGTGATTTCACCTCATATTCTCACACACACAAAACACGAACATAAGTATTTCAAAATTGATCATATTTTCCCGTGATTTCAGCTCGTaatcacacaaacacatacacACACCCAAACCACGCACATAAGTATTTCAAAATTGATTGTATTTTCAAGTGATTTCAGCTTGTAAACACACACActctcacacacacataacaCGCACATAAGTATTTCAAAATGTGTatataatttacatatttttataaataatgaaaaaataatgagaGAAAACAAGGTGTACCTTGTAATCACCGGTGGCGGTGCCAAGAATTTCATTGAGGGGTTTAAAAGTAAacatacggactagtcgaagggggttcaacatccaccatatatacatacaaaattttttgaccatgtaaaaatagtataaaaataatatatttttcggTCGAAGGGGATCGGATGAACCCCCTGGATCCAAGGTGGCTCCGCCACTAATCACACGCACGCACTCACACAGAGAATGCATCTCTCGTCTTCAAACCATAAATTCACTCCCTTATATTATCATTATAtctaaattaatcataatttcCAGTTATTTCAGCTCGTAATCACACACACAGACATGCACATAAGCATTTCAAAATCGATCACATTTTCCCGTAATTTCAGCTCGtatcacacacacaaaaaaaaaaacgcatataagtatttcaaaattgatcatattttcccataatttcagttcgtaatcacacacacacaccaaaaaaaaaaaacataagtaTTTCAAAATTGACCGTATTTTCCAGTAGTTTCAGCTCATTAATCAAATACACACGCAAAAAGAAAAACACACATAAGTATTTCA
Coding sequences within:
- the LOC107877633 gene encoding uncharacterized protein LOC107877633 isoform X1 — its product is MASLEAYKSQITDEIRTDVLTKARISCYKARDAFYSCLENKSDKKPTEIATVGLLYPVDCKKTRQEYVKRCRPTWVKHFDRQYCSKKKVQRHLDDNESRRGPMSLPQPYTFKPPCSC
- the LOC107877633 gene encoding uncharacterized protein LOC107877633 isoform X2, translated to MASLEAYKSQITDEIRTDVLTKARISCYKARDAFYSCLENKSDKKPTEIATVGLLYPVDCKKTRQEYVKRCRPTWGFNAWPQRGVASEFIALNIKKHPSKNKRLLNVPNP